From Anopheles funestus chromosome 3RL, idAnoFuneDA-416_04, whole genome shotgun sequence, a single genomic window includes:
- the LOC125770146 gene encoding zinc finger protein 425-like, which translates to MEEPQEAKHSTTVHAAAEPVQRSPDGRMVVICRICLSTCPRMISIHSPVPEYDQKTLYAMLLSVCLPLNQRETVQGFPEQICRNCQWKLLSAYDLYETTLASDEQLRAQNELGTAVKVSRNPQISEVIKPDSAPVPPNVTSDGLMRVKEETPDDGYEEQYGPGSRTEYDSSTIYEPSEEMEAISVYPVVSMLVPHSEQRQEEAVPGPVLVESKPPIPDPLESFIEEHYQVDEGNGNHVCGLCKQDFPYKSQCRMHIVQKHNPAKPFKCDICFCTLTSHLRLVRHKIVAHGAGQIKREDVIEAQNDSTGEMTYTCPICRKVFNSSVRFKRHKNVHVVHNRPFKCEVCLYRFATKPQLTQHAKVHETKPDPGLAPGSGEVGEFPCDRCEEIFTAKRTLTMHLKKAHQVYRVPGGARPDERERSEYVCIICKATFARETVLNTHMKMHELLAAEKEKERRLDLERMVKQELQQQMQMNMPPLPPLSPEVIDRSACVLEPFALGLVPVAKPGTNNNNNTSINNNSPPTAPAVGGSGGPSGSVQSGKRKVPISPAAPSDMAYVCPVCDMEFDERDALKKHQKEQHARLQVGIVSSKLGDSISPNSSCSPQAKMMPRFSDMPGMKRRLMDGSVRTSKERLLTNTTTMSYINHEESLGHDESLESDGHFTAGLLPIDDIPASSDRRSASGTTATSPGEEPFQFQCGLCHKKFSYNCYLTMHMRKNHDKSKPFGCKVCHYRFRYRGTLLRHQLIHSSQRVQPGSHGSIIFKCRICSAKFLELKQLNVHLKTHRKVPEVHDTSLQVQLIQCDECPQIFSEPNQLAKHMLKEHQEQNSTDDELYDTVQHAGLLMDQSASSLRADKSCTGVSTLNDLKLNSGQSKNVGTTNEAFLDDDISMIKLEPTYD; encoded by the exons ATGGAGGAACCGCAGGAAGCGAAACACTCAACTACAGTGCATGCAGCGGCCGAACCAGTACAACGGTCACCCGATGGAAGAATGGTAGTAATCTGCCGCATTTGTCTTTCCACCTGTCCGCGGATGATATCCATTCACAGTCCGGTTCCGGAGTACGATCAGAAGACACTGTACGCCATGCTGTTGTCTGTTTGTCTACCATTGAACCAGCGCGAAACGGTACAGGGCTTTCCGGAGCAAATTTGTCGTAACTGCCAATGGAAGCTACTGTCGGCGTACGACCTGTACGAGACAACCCTGGCCAGTGACGAACAGCTGCGAGCTCAGAACGAACTGGGAACGGCCGTGAAGGTATCAAGGAACCCGCAGATCAGCGAGGTGATAAAGCCGGATAGCGCCCCTGTACCGCCGAACGTGACCAGCGATGGTCTCATGCGCGTAAAGGAAGAAACTCCCGACGATGGATATGAGGAACAGTACGGACCGGGTAGTAGAACCGAATACGATAGCAGTACGATTTACGAACCAAGCGAAGAGATGGAGGCCATTAGTGTATACCCAGTCGTTTCCATGCTAGTCCCGCATAGCGAACAGAGACAGGAGGAAGCGGTGCCTGGTCCCGTGTTGGTGGAATCGAAACCTCCGATCCCGGACCCGCTGGAAAGTTTCATCGAGGAGCACTATCAGGTAGACGAGGGTAATGGCAATCATGTGTGCGGACTATGCAAACAGGACTTCCCGTACAAGAGCCAGTGCCGTATGcatattgtgcaaaagcacAATCCGGCCAAACCGTTCAAGTGTGACATCTGTTTCTGCACGCTCACCAGCCATCTGCGTCTGGTAAGGCACAAGATCGTCGCCCACGGTGCTGGCCAGATCAAGCGCGAAGACGTTATAGAGGCGCAGAACGACAGTACGGGCGAGATGACGTACACCTGTCCGATCTGCCGGAAGGTGTTCAACTCGTCCGTACGCTTCAAGCGCCACAAGAACGTGCACGTCGTGCACAATCGACCGTTTAAGTGTGAGGTGTGTTTGTACCGGTTCGCCACCAAACCTCAGCTCACGCAGCACGCCAAGGTACACGAAACGAAACCCGATCCGGGTCTAGCACCCGGCAGTGGCGAGGTGGGCGAATTTCCCTGCGACCGCTGCGAGGAAATATTCACGGCCAAGCGCACACTAACGATGCATTTGAAAAAGGCACATCAGGTGTACCGGGTGCCGGGTGGTGCACGACCTGATGAGCGCGAACGGAGCGAGTACGTGTGCATCATCTGCAAGGCAACGTTTGCGCGCGAAACTGTGCTAAATACGCACATGAAAATGCACGAGCTGTTGGCGgccgaaaaggaaaaggaacgtCGGCTCGATCTCGAGCGGATGGTAAAGCAGGAACTGCAGCAACAGATGCAGATGAATATGCCACCCTTACCGCCTCTATCGCCGGAAGTGATTGACCGTTCGGCTTGTGTGCTGGAACCGTTCGCCCTTGGGCTGGTGCCGGTAGCGAAACCGGgcacaaacaataacaataataccAGCATCAACAATAACAGTCCCCCGACTGCGCCAGCCGTTGGTGGATCCGGTGGTCCAAGTGGTTCAGTGCAGAGCGGCAAACGCAAGGTGCCGATATCACCGGCAGCTCCTAGTGATATGGCGTACGTGTGTCCGGTCTGTGACATGGAGTTCGACGAACGGGATGCACTGAAGAAGCACCAGAAGGAGCAGCATGCAAGGCTACAGGTTGGCATCGTGTCGTCGAAGCTTGGTGACTCTATCAGCCCGAACAGTAGCTGTAGTCCGCAAGCGAAGATGATGCCACGATTTTCCGATATGCCAGGCATGAAACGAAGGCTGATGGATGGTTCTGTACGGACGAGCAAAGAGCGACTGCTGACTAACACAACCACAATGAGCT ACATAAACCATGAGGAATCATTGGGACATGATGAGTCGCTGGAAAGCGATGGTCATTTCACTGCCGGCCTGTTACCAATCGATGACATTCCCGCGAGTAGTGACCGACGGTCCGCGTCTGGTACCACAGCGACATCTCCCGGCGAAGAACCATTTCAGTTCCAGTGTGGACTGTGCCATAAAAAGTTCTCGTACAACTGTTACTTAACGATGCACATGCGAAAGAACCACGATAAATCGAAACCTTTCGGCTGTAAAGTGTGCCATTATCGATTTAGATACCGGGGAACACTGCTGCGGCATCAGCTTATACACTCTTCGCAGCGTGTCCAGCCTGGGAGCCACGGTTCTATCATCTTCAAATGTCGCATCTGTTCAGCTAAATTTTTGGAGCTGAAGCAATTAAATGTTCATCTGAAAACTCATCGAAAGGTGCCCGAGGTGCACGATACCAGCCTCCAGGTACAGCTGATCCAGTGCGACGAATGTCCGCAAATCTTTAGCGAACCGAATCAGCTGGCCAAGCACATGCTGAAGGAGCACCAGGAACAGAATAGTACCGATGATGAGTTATACGATACGGTACAGCATGCAGGACTGCTGATGGATCAATCTGCGTCATCTTTACGGGCTGATAAAAGTTGTACCGGAGTTTCAACCCTGAACGATCTCAAACTAAATTCTGGCCAGTCGAAGAATGTCGGTACAACTAACGAAGCATTCTTGGACGATGATATATCGATGATCAAACTAGAGCCCACGTACGATTGA
- the LOC125770130 gene encoding uncharacterized protein LOC125770130 — MPTHSYISHGMATLNYRTPSAAKAPTNGGQAHHHHIHNHHSAGMAKNMYGMYGPTSNIGPSAGGFLQQHHQHFQQQQQQQQHQHPYQPSHCIQQSAMYASPSLEQPVITPATAPAMVEDDDDFLSEITVQFDDGVQTLYVGPVEIIDTKGGVDQQPATKPEPSAAISIVRSRERLQEERAIVTLEPVGGKIKSQPLPMYLQQQHEQHQKQQHLRQQAQQQSQQKRQNEIHPKSRLKQTKQKQLQKQLELQRQQQQKQQELQQQQQEQLQREQRQQEQRQQEQRQQEQRQQEQRQQQQRQRQRQQHHQQQQQQQQQEQQQQQQQHDPQRLQQMRLKQQALLQQMNLMKDLSPEQLVMLQQQSTLMSLTDQFTINAQLLHNQQQASRSIDWQQAQQQLLYQQQQFMLRCHQQMQCNQQLKVQKQPEKPPPPATRPKMCVKQAPMLNFALHNIPSSSSSSTSSSNTNNQSKNLTDGMKRPLSLVDGRTAEKHADRVTQPAAKRPAHVTETVVRLGEFAPATVLRSPPTPTQTVAIRVAAEAQPQQQHQPPSVLLTQLKQEPIVEEREENVEPDVAVSPSVPSTPLVEIKPSIVAVVVKPVEAMAASPERMVSLAPVLSSTKRLDDTSSTVQSEEAVAVSFAAQILNSTNGNVAETADKMQHSKDDEIQSPMTNGTQQLLRDETMQEMASPSLAVNVAVTAAPEQTPVIVKRGRGRPPKSSYHTPVPSVIVPTELASAQEPETGINSSSSMIVTHRANDFDDSIKIGNEPQADEGKKSSKKKGYISVAALFAPAKGGRKVQKNRTLAVGQDSSEVIVPVAPDRTTATVVEVIASTAEEVAVANDVAENKTEQMVSTPVASVPSGVNDTAVNGLSNLQEEIPVQARPPVGKTREGSVVSGDGGESSASSSLEEGVANVPQQTIVLANMVADTEKESSPASDSGIESVIEAGTKNATKKLKERSKSCLAVPNVATAEDKHPQEEQQVVKEEREQKVRTGSRRVTSAGDDTVGNDENDDDQEHDVKLGRKGKRTVRATRKPSAKAKEAAEAAEAAQHAALSSGEEFQCPKCDMCFKTEMWYKKHMVNYHGIDLNQSLQLHSPIDRSVDNETLPSPAIHEVQPTHVSTRNGDMEDNEIGTEQELSTAAGIMVEAIVTAEIVHNDAEATVSSGPIEEMISSKAEKATIAETKASVGRKRKSTPFIADEHGLMNKIANETGSSFTTSISPITANNELDLPSVTSVKIEYRASSGSNNRIVAETDETVTTDAPLPGSKPHNDANRETSITPVMESTKMEKPDPEDLDKLTPFEAAKVTMLESEMTGETHYTCTICGGQFTGKATIKEHLDTVHAAIKRRSCEYCGRTFVQTGDLTRHVRIHTGHRPFKCPVVECSFAFIGSGDLHKHVRRHNQQPLPKPHVCDQCGKDFERPYDLKRHKTMHAKSEPDFKGITCGVCGKVFARQDQFRAHTYRHIGYRPYQCEICGKAFTDPSNYSKHARLHEMDGVEVVCNFCGRPFKNKSAISKHIFHCQQKTAAGGRKARTKRNGKKDRGNATTEGKRNRRVGLAVGFGKDSGEIMKQENATYDEQRAATIVTKREQLDSELESGGTGSGGRTKQQQQQRQQESRKRKKRRQRLPSSTEEDDDDDNGDDDSGDDYVGPSSCGQYGADADAAGSSTVKRDRCSRKSQNAAVEQLSSTSLNDLDK, encoded by the exons ATGCCAACGCACTCGTACATCAGCCACGGTATGGCGACCTTAAACTATAGAACGCCATCGGCCGCAAAGGCTCCGACGAACGGTGGTCAGGCGCACCATCATCATATCCACAACCACCATTCCGCCGGTATGGCTAAAAACATGTATGGAATGTATGGACCCACCTCGAACATTGGGCCCAGTGCAGGTGGTTTTCTTCAGCAACACCACCAGCacttccagcagcagcagcagcagcagcaacaccaacaTCCGTATCAACCATCACACTGTATTCAGCAGTCCGCCATGTACGCGTCTCCATCACTCGAGCAACCGGTTATCACCCCGGCAACGGCACCGGCGATGgtggaggatgatgatgattttttgagCGAAATTACCGTGCAGTTTGATGACGGTGTGCAAACGTTGTACGTGGGTCCGGTGGAAATCATCGACACCAAAGGAGGCGTCGATCAGCAGCCGGCTACTAAACCGGAACCGTCAGCCGCTATTTCCATTGTTCGATCGCGGGAACGCTTGCAAGAAGAACGAGCAATCGTTACGCTCGAACCTGTAGGTGGCAAGATTAAAAGTCAACCGTTACCGATGTacctgcagcaacagcacgaGCAGCATCAGAAGCAACAACATCTACGACAGCAAGCGCAACAGcaatcacaacaaaaaagacagAATGAAATTCATCCTAAATCTAGACtgaagcaaacaaagcaaaagcagCTGCAGAAGCAACTAGAACTACAAcgccaacaacagcagaaacAGCAAGAattacaacaacagcaacaagagCAGCTGCAGCGagagcagcggcagcaggaGCAGCGGCAACAAGAGCAGCGGCAACAAGAGCAACGACAGCAAGAACAGcgccagcaacagcagcgacagcggcagcggcagcaacaccaccagcagcagcagcagcaacagcaacaagagcaacaacagcagcagcaacagcacgaTCCGCAAAGGCTTCAGCAGATGCGGCTGAAACAGCAGGCACTGTTGCAGCAGATGAATCTCATGAAGGACTTATCACCCGAGCAGTTGGTGATGTTACAGCAGCAATCAACTCTAATGTCGTTGACTGATCAATTTACGATTAACGCGCAACTACTGCATAACCAGCAGCAAGCTTCGCGTAGCATTGACTGGCAACAGGCTCAACAGCAGTTGCTgtaccagcagcaacaatttATGCTGCGTTGCCATCAGCAGATGCAGTGTAATCAACAGCTGAAGGTACAAAAGCAACCGGAGAAACCACCGCCACCGGCAACAAGGCCCAAGATGTGCGTGAAGCAGGCACCGATGCTTAACTTTGCGCTGCATAACATTccatccagcagcagcagcagcaccagcagcagcaatacgAACAACCAGTCAAAAAATTTAACCGATGGTATGAAACGGCCCCTCTCATTGGTCGACGGACGAACGGCCGAAAAACACGCGGATCGCGTTACACAACCGGCAGCGAAACGTCCCGCACACGTTACCGAAACTGTTGTACGGTTGGGTGAATTTGCTCCGGCGACGGTTTTGCGATCTCCACCAACACCGACGCAAACGGTCGCCATTAGGGTAGCGGCGGAAGCTCAaccacaacagcagcaccaacctCCGTCCGTCCTGCTGACGCAGCTCAAACAAGAACCGATCGTCGAGGAACGTGAGGAGAATGTGGAACCGGATGTGGCGGTATCACCGTCCGTACCATCAACGCCCCTCGTCGAAATCAAACCCTCAATAGTTGCCGTGGTAGTAAAACCCGTCGAAGCAATGGCGGCATCCCCGGAGCGGATGGTTTCGTTAGCGCCGGTACTGTCGTCCACCAAACGGTTGGACGATACTTCGTCGACGGTGCAGTCGGAGGAAGCAGTCGCTGTTTCATTTGCTGCCCAAATTTTGAATAGCACGAATGGAAATGTCGCCGAAACTGCTGACAAAATGCAACACAGCAAGGATGATGAAATTCAGAGCCCCATGACGAATGGTACGCAACAGTTGCTGCGGGATGAGACAATGCAAGAAATGGCGTCTCCATCACTGGCTGTTAATGTAGCTGTAACTGCCG ctCCCGAGCAAACACCAGTGATTGTAAAACGTGGACGAGGTCGTCCACCGAAATCATCATACCACACACCCGTTCCATCGGTTATAGTACCGACAGAATTAGCTTCAGCACAAGAACCAGAAACCGGAATCAACAGTAGCTCCTCAATGATTGTAACACACCGGGCAAACGATTTCGATGACAGTATTAAGATCGGCAATGAGCCGCAAGCTGACGAGGGGAAAAAATcatcgaagaaaaaaggatacataTCAGTGGCGGCCCTTTTTGCCCCGGCAAAGGGTGGCCGAAAGGTGCAGAAAAATCGAACGCTTGCTGTGGGACAGGATAGTAGTGAAGTGATAGTACCCGTTGCACCCGATAGAACGACTGCAACGGTCGTAGAAGTTATAGCAAGTACAGCTGAAGAAGTAGCTGTAGCAAACGATGTAGCTGAAAATAAGACTGAGCAAATGGTATCCACACCAGTCGCCAGTGTACCGAGCGGTGTAAACGATACGGCAGTAAACGGGCTGAGTAACTTACAAGAAGAGATCCCGGTTCAAGCTCGCCCGCCCGTCGGAAAGACACGAGAGGGAAGCGTTGTcagtggtgatggtggtgaatCGTCCGCTTCGTCATCGCTGGAAGAAGGTGTAGCGAATGTGCCGCAGCAAACGATCGTCCTAGCAAACATGGTCGCAGATACGGAGAAAGAATCTTCCCCGGCTAGTGATAGTGGCATCGAATCGGTAATTGAAGCAGGCACAAAAAATGCAACTAAAAAGCTAAAAGAACGTTCCAAATCTTGCCTGGCCGTTCCAAACGTGGCTACTGCGGAAGATAAGCATCCGCAGGAAGAGCAACAGGTGGTGAAGGAAGAAAGGGAACAAAAAGTTCGCACCGGTAGCCGTAGGGTCACCAGCGCTGGAGATGACACCGTCGGCAACGATGAGAACGATGACGATCAGGAGCATGATGTAAAGCTGGGCCGTAAAGGTAAGCGAACGGTGCGTGCAACACGAAAACCGTCCGCCAAAGCGAAGGAAGCGGCAGAAGCGGCCGAAGCTGCACAACATGCAGCGCTTTCGAGCGGAGAAGAATTTCAGTGTCCCAAATGTGACATGTGCTTCAAGACTGAGATGTGGTACAAAAAGCACATGGTAAACTATCACGGTATCGATCTGAACCAGAGCTTGCAATTGCATTCACCCATCGATCGTAGTGTTGACAATGAAACCCTACCTTCTCCTGCCATTCATGAGGTGCAACCAACGCACGTGTCGACCAGAAATGGTGACATGGAAGACAATGAAATTGGTACGGAACAGGAACTATCAACAGCCGCCGGAATAATGGTTGAAGCAATAGTTACTGCGGAAATAGTACACAATGACGCAGAAGCGACCGTTAGTTCTGGACCAATTGAGGAGATGATCTCTTCTAAAGCTGAAAAGGCGACAATCGCCGAAACTAAAGCTTCCGTTGgacgaaaaaggaaatccaCTCCATTCATTGCCGATGAGCATGGTCTAATGAACAAAATTGCTAACGAAACTGGATCTTCTTTCACGACCAGCATCAGTCCAATAACAGCCAATAACGAGTTGGATCTGCCCTCAGTCACAAGCGTAAAGATTGAATATCGTGCGTCTTCCGGATCGAACAACCGCATTGTGGCGGAAACGGACGAAACCGTTACAACCGATGCGCCACTACCGGGCAGCAAACCACACAATGATGCAAATCGCGAAACGTCAATAACGCCGGTAATGGAATCAACGAAGATGGAAAAGCCGGACCCGGAAGATTTGGACAAGCTGACACCGTTCGAGGCAGCCAAGGTGACGATGCTCGAATCGGAAATGACCGGCGAAACGCATTACACCTGTACGATCTGCGGTGGCCAGTTTACGGGTAAGGCGACGATCAAGGAACATCTCGACACGGTACATGCAGCCATTAAGCGACGGTCGTGTGAATACTGTGGCCGCACCTTTGTCCAAACCGGCGATCTAACGCGCCACGTTCGCATACACACTGGCCATCGACCGTTCAAGTGTCCGGTGGTGGAATGTAGTTTCGCCTTTATCGGTTCCGGTGATCTACACAAGCACGTGCGGCGTCACAATCAACAGCCACTGCCGAAGCCACACGTGTGCGATCAGTGCGGCAAGGACTTTGAGCGTCCGTACGATTTGAAGCGCCACAAGACAATGCACGCGAAAAGTGAACCCGACTTTAAGGGAATTACCTGCGGCGTATGCGGCAAAGTGTTTGCCCGCCAGGACCAGTTCCGGGCGCATACGTACCGACACATCGGCTACCGGCCGTACCAGTGTGAGATCTGTGGCAAAGCATTTACCGATCCGAGCAACTACTCCAAGCACGCGCGGCTGCACGAAATGGATGGGGTCGAGGTGGTGTGTAACTTCTGTGGCCGTCCGTTTAAAAACAAGAGCGCCATTTCGAAACACATCTTCCACTGTCAGCAGAAGACGGCGGCCGGTGGCCGTAAAGCGCGAACCAAGCGCAACGGTAAGAAGGATCGTGGAAATGCAACAACGGAAGGCAAGAGAAACCGTCGCGTTGGTTTGGCGGTCGGTTTCGGGAAGGATAGTGGTGAGATTATGAAGCAAGAAAATGCTACTTACGACGAGCAGAGAGCCGCCACTATTGTTACGAAACGCGAACAGCTCGATTCGGAGCTGGAGAGCGGAGGAACGGGTTCGGGCGGACGCacaaaacagcagcagcagcagcggcagcaagAGTCTCGAAAACGTAAGAAACGTCGACAGCGATTGCCATCCTCAACCGAGGaggatgacgacgacgataaTGGCGACGATGACAGCGGGGATGATTATGTCGGTCCGAGTTCCTGCGGTCAGTACGGAGCTGATGCCGATGCTGCGGGATCATCGACAGTGAAGCGGGATCGTTGCAGCAGGAAAAGTCAAAACGCTGCTGTGGAGCAACTCTCATCAACCTCACTGAATGACCTCGATAAGTAA